In Phoenix dactylifera cultivar Barhee BC4 unplaced genomic scaffold, palm_55x_up_171113_PBpolish2nd_filt_p 000373F, whole genome shotgun sequence, the genomic window GTAACCATTCCTCTTAATCTGCTATGAACATATGTTTGAAATTGGTCTTCCTATATGCCATGTGTCAACCCATGATAGGTAGGTTGATTTAGGCCACATCATATGTCCCCACTTCTGAGTTTGAGCCTTTTTTTTGGCGTGGATGAAGGAAGTAGTTATATTGCTCAATTGACCTATTTTGTAACCAAACATTTTAAATGTTAACAAAAATATGTTTGTTGTTGCTTGTACCTTATTTCTTTTGTGATGCTTGTGTTTGAGGTTGCCTCAGTGTGGCTGAGGTTCTTTTAGGAGTAGGCCTCGAAAGTTTTGAAGAATTTGTGGTCCGCTTGGACCTTTATCCCCCGCTCTCAGCATAGTTAGGCTGCCTCTATGGTTAATGGCTATGGTATCCCAAACCCTAAGGGCAACAAAATTGGCCCAACTAAAGTGTCACTATGGTTGATGGCTATGGGAGACGAATTTCATCAGACCCCAAACCACTGAGGATGGTAAAGTTGGCCCAACCATAGTTTTCAACCTTGGATAGCCGTGCTACCACTTTGGTTGATGGTTGTAGGAGATAGGTCTCCTTGATCCCCATACCCTCGGGTGGCAAAGTTGGCCTAACGAAAGTTTTGTCTTTTAACAGTTATGTTGCCACTTTGGTTGATGGCTGTAGAAGACGGTTCTCCTAGAACCCAAACTCCGTAGGGCGGCAACGTTGGCCCGCTTAGTGGGATCTGATGGGAGACATGTCAGAGTGATTCCTTCTCTTAGATGGTATGACTTTTTCAACGCTTTCGCACAAATGGTGCCAATCCATCACTGCCAATCTTTAGAATACTGATGTGGAGCATCTTTATCGATCTGCAAAATAACAGTGAGCTAAAGGACTTGCTGGATTGGCTATGGCTGGGCCCtttgatgcttaagttagatagAAAATATTTGGAGTGGAAAAGAAAACTGAAGTATAAATTATGGGGAATGAGAGACTTCTTATAGGACATTATTGACATTATTGGTAGTTGTGATGATAATAAGACAATGAACCATGACCAATTTGGCAACAAAAGCGAATGTTTCATAGTAATTTAGGCCTTTAGCTTGAGTTTAACCTTTAGCCACAAGCCTCGCTTTATACTGTTCAATATTACCATAATATGTAGCAGCTGTGATATCCAAGATCTTGCATGCTATAACAGGCGAGATTATGCATGACTCTGAAAACTGTAACGCTATTTGGTCATCTTCACTTGTAAGCATTATTCCTCTTAGAATTATGGGTAGAATATCCTGATATGCATACTTGGTTCCCTAAACCTTCTTTTGCAGAGAAAGAGTCGTTGTCCCACTAAGACGGAATTCTTTAGAGTTTGAGTATGCGTAGAAGGTCAGTTTGTCGCCCTACGGAAGGTCAGCTTATCTACCTACAGGAGGTTAGCTTGTTTACCTATGGAAGGTCAGTTTGTCCACCTATGGAAGATCAACTCATCAAGGTTGTGGTTATGTAAGATCAGCTTGAGAGCTGATATTGGTTGAGGTTGGCTGGATGGTAAACCTAGGGTCCTTTGGCATTGTTTATATAGAGGAGGCATGGGTCCATTACGATTGGAGGTTGAAATCAGGGGGCGAGCCATAACCTCACTTTCTTGTCTAAATCCTCATAATTGCAGAGCTCTAATTGTTCCTCTTAATCTGTCCAAAATTCCAATATGTTTGAAATTAGTCTTCTCACAGGCCACATGTCAACCCATGATAGGCAGGTTGATTTTAGGCCACATCAGATATAATAAGGTAAGAAAAGGATTATTTAGAACCTGGGTGGAGGGTCCCCTAGCTTTTCCCATACTAATGACCACTCTGCTTGTAAATTGAATCTCAAGCTGGTTTTCAAGTTTGGTTAATCTGTAAAAACAACATTTTACATTGCTCGACAAATGGCCCAATTGTTTACATATTTTTGTGATTGCTCGACAAATGGGCCAATTGTTTACATATTTTTGTGATGGAAAATCGGAACAAACCCAATCAAAACTGTAATCTCCTTGGCACAAACCTGGTCATGTACATTCTTATTGTTGAAAGAGGGCATAGTGCAAAAGAGCCAAATGACATATGAGGTTGCCACTTGGGTGCTGCCAACAAGGAGAACTACTTAAGTGGGCTGTGTCAAGTTGATGGCCAAGCCTAACCAAACCCAACCTCTGTTAAGTATCAAGCTTAGCACAAACTCAACCAGCTTAATGTCGATATctgctcaacctaagcccatgCAACCACATATCAAGTCTGTGGTGGGTTGAGCCAAGTTAATGATATTAAGCTGAGTTGAATGAGGATACATGAAAAGGTTGGGGCAGTTCTTCCAATCTAAGGTTTATTTGGATATTCCTATGGGAATTAGATTTGTAGGGCCGCTCAATCTGCATCTTCTAAGAACCCACTGAAGTTTTAGACTAAATCCTAGCTTGCCGGCTGTTGGtctaaaggaagaaaaaaaaaaagagctataccggtccttttttttttttttttctcctttacaTATAAGACTTAGAAGTAGTGGAAAAGATGAGATATCGTCAATTTTTTTTAGAAGTAACAGAGGAGTGGCACTTACACAATGCCATAATTCAAAAGTACTAGTAATATGTATGAAACATATAGACATTTTGTATGAAACAAGTTAAAATGCAAGTGCCCATGAAGGTGGCTCTTAAGAATTTTAGATCTGAGATGATTTAActataaatttaattttaattgtaatctatatttctttttaatatgttGATTTTAGAATTATTTCTCGATCTTTCTTTTTGAAGTTTTTGGAGTTTAAACATTTTAAGATATCTTTTTTAAGGGAATGTTTAGAAGATCCGGGAAAGTTGGCTAGGAAAAGGAAGAGGTGCTTTTTCTCATCCCGGTAGAGATAAGGCCTCATGACCCTTGTGACAACTCTCTTCACTTCTCCCGTGATATTTGCTTCTTCTTTGACATGTCCATCCTCCGTGAAGTTTCCCAGCACCCTCTAAAAgtttttaaatctttatttcttACAAGATTACAAGATTAGATTTTTGTTCTCAAATCCACCAGTGCCAGAATCTCTTTTTATATAGAAGTCTTATCATGctttaagtttttcttttttgtaaaaAACAACTCTAGTAAGAGCTATTATGCAAATTTTTGAACCTTTAATTGAACGATCTAATTAAGGTTTTTCTGGAatcaaaatattgaaattaagccacttttatataatttaacggtataatataattttatttatttatttggaaTAGACAAAAGCCACTGCTGAAGCTTTGACTTGGTCAGCTGGATTAACGACTGAATCTGGACCTGGATCTACCTCGATTTGCGATATCCCACTTCAACATACTTGAGTGGAGTGCTCACGCCCTTTATCAAATTGATATGCTGACGCGTATAAACACTCAAAGAAGCGTATAAAGGCTGAAAGAAAGTACGATTCCCAATACACCAACTGCGCTCAACTTGCATGCTTTACTCGCTAGGTGGTACTGCCGAACATGTACAAGCTCTTTCtaatggaaaaagaaaatggaaagaTTTATAATCTCGAGAACCTTTCAACACTACGGGGCGATTTGAAAAAGAGTCTATCTGTCTTGTAGTGCCCTCCATTCCTCGAGAAAGAAtctcttccgggtttcattagATTAAAAAACGATGCTTCCTTGGCCATGTGGAACATGGATGAGCATTATGAAACCCAAATCTTGATCCGAGAGAGGAGAGATCAATCCTAAAAGCTGAACCACATTCACAGTAGGATTGATTAGTGTCGTGAAAGAGGGAAGAGAAAGAGCGAAAACTCACTGAAAGAGTTGCTCAAGTCCAGAAGAATATCAAGTATTTTAAGAGAAGAAGTTATTCATTATGGTTCCAGGCCGTGTTTGCGATCTATTCGGTCAGTGCTCTCGGTGCCAGCTAGTCTTCTATCGGGGCTCTTGCTTTCGGCTAGTGTTCTCTTGCTCTGGATAGTCTTATTAGGTCTAAACTCCTTGACTTTCAGGAAGTACTCCCTCGCTCGGTTTAATGAATGTAGGTAGAAAGAGCTTCGGGCTGGACCTGGCCCCCCAAAAAAACTGGGGAAGATCGACCAATCCTCGCATTATCATCGGCCTTTGCTCTTGCTGCTCTTCTTGACCTGACCTTTCCTGTACAAAGATGCGAAAATCCTTGCTTTGGACCAGAAATAGTGGTAACCCCATCGACGGTAAAAGTAGGACAGACCCATTTTCGTGGGTCAACAAGACACTCTCTTTTGCTCACGAGAGAGCTTTCCCTAACCCATGAAAAAGCGTGGGTCCATCCCATAAGCTTCAAGTGAGAGCTGCCCGATCTTGAAGCTTTAGTTGGAGGACGGTAATCTGCTTCGCTTGGTTTGTTGTTGGTAAAAGATCTCTAATTCAACATATGTCAGAGTGGGAATCCAGAGTTACCCCCCCCTCAAAAGGGGGGAATGAATTGAAGAATGAAGTGCTTTCCCACGCACCCGCGAAGAAAGCACTTCCCAGCAGTTCTAGGTAGAACCGCTACCAcgaggtccatttatggactggATATCCCCCCGAGGGGGACGAGGCCACAGGCCGAAGGGGGGTGACGTCCAATCCCAGGTgacaggtccatttatggaccggATATGATGAGTGAGACTTCCAAGGTCTCGATCTTGGGAATCATAGTGAGAGTGCTTTCGTGCTTGAGCTTGAGAGCTGGTAGTTCACTCTACCGTGTAATTAGTAACTAGTTGAAAGGCCAACCAGTTATCGATGTGGTAAGATGTCTTATATAGCGAAATACCTTCCCCGAATTCCTATTTGTTTGAAAATAGTACCTTAAGTTCGAGAGTCTGGGAATGCAGCTCTCTTTCCGCTCTGACGGAACCTTTGAAAGAGGAGTTTTAGCGACTGATTCTACCATAGAGGCCAACGATAGACAATAACTCCCTCCCGAACACAGCTTACAACTTTCATCGTACTGTGCTCTCAAAAGAGCAACTCTTCTCAAAATCTCAAAAGGTGCTGAGTTGGAATCCCATTCTAAGGATTCTTGTTGTTCCAAAGAATCCAGCTACAAGAGAACCAGGAACGGAGAGCTCTCCCCCTTTTTCCGCCCGACTCTTTAGTCTGAAGAGTTGGGTTGGCTCTGTACCGGCTGAGGGCATTAGCACTCGACTGATAGGGATAGGGACAGCTCAATCCGAGCTAATCTATCCGAGGCCATCAATGTATCTCTTGTCTCGGATTCAGTCTGATTCCCGGCTCCTAGGCTTTCCACCCGGTTGAGAGATGCGATGAGCCAAGCGCGTGCAGTTGAGGCAGGTGGGGAAGGAAGAGAACCGGCAAGGGATTATCGAACAAGAGGATGAGTAAGGCTTTGGATTATGGCCCGAGAACTAGGGGAAACtgagagaaaaggaagagaaagttcTCTTATTCCCGGGATCAGGGCATCAGCTCATTTCACTTGACAAATGTATAAGACCTCTTTCCACCAAGAAATTGACCAAGTGGACCCCGATTGCATAATGAGTCCTAGTAACTTTGACTTTTCCCTTCTTCCGAAATCTACACAGGTGGGTAGGTAGAGAATACCCAGGGGCGCGAGACAACTCTCTCTAAGGAACTCGGCAAAATAGTCCCGTAACTTCGGGAGAAGATTTATCTATCAGATTAGGATTAATAAGACTAGGCTGGGTAGGATTGAGCCAGATTCAAGTTCTGATTGGATTCAAATCTCCTAgtaatttaatataaatttgTTTGAAATTTTTGAGCCCATGTCTTATCCAGGTTCGCGCATAAGTGGGCTGGCAAATCTCATCGCATGTCAATCTCAAGTTCTCAACAAAGCGAAAAACCTCAAaaatttttcaagaaaaatcTAGGCATCACAACAACTTCACGGATTTCCCCAGGGACATGAGATCGCGTCGAAGGACGAACCGCTAAAATTTGGCGCGAGAGCACCCCCGCTTCCCTCCCCAGGGCCCCCGCACGTCTTAATTTTCCCGCGCGTCAccgccttttctttttccactCCCCATCTCTAGGATTAGGGCTAGGGTTTCGATCCGCCCATAGTGAACCGGCAAGAGATGTACGGCAGCCAGTTCGATGGCGGAgcctccctcttctccggcggcGGCTTCATGCCTTCGCAGGCCACCCAAACACCCGATTCTACCTTCTCCAAGGTCCACCGACGCATAAAAATTCAATCTTTTTGGTTTCATCCTCTCTCTTTCCCCCTCTTTCTTCTGCCGATCTCACGCCGTTACCTCCCCGTTTCATTCCTTCAGAGTCGCGGCGCTCAGGGTGTTCTTCCGCTCACCGTGAAGCAGATCAGCGAAGCCTATCACTCCAACGACGACAAGTCCAATTTCGTCGTTGACGGGGTCGACGCCTCCAATGTAATTGATCTTTTCTACGCAATCTCTTAATGaagccctaaccctaaccctaattctTTTGGGTGGCTGATGTTTTCTGGGCGGTGGCAGGTGAGGCTACGGGGACTCGTGATGAATAAGGTAGAGAAGGTTACTGATGTCACCTTCACACTAGATGATGGCACGGGTCGGATTGAGGTCCACAGATGGTGAGATTATTTTCCTCTTTATCATCCTTTATAGCaagtgggattttttttttaaattgcttACATCAATTCAATTCTGTCTTTAAGGGTGAATGAGACTACGGATACAAATGAAATGGCTCTTGTTCAGTAAGTGTTATGAATTCCCGATGTTTGTTTACTTCTCTACTTCAATGTGCTATGGTTCTCCTTAAATTGATCCCCTTTTTTGATGGTTAGGAATGGAATGTATGTCACTATTAATGGTAGCTTGAAAGGGTTCCAAGGCAAAAAGCATGTCGTAGCCTTCTCTGTTCGGTGAGCAGTACAATATTTCTCATAGTATATCTTAATTCTGAGGAAATGTTCTGATGTAATGAAGTTCTGTATTAACAAATTGGCTCGTTAGTTGAGTTGGATTTTCCCCTCGTGTCTTTCGGAAGCATAATCTTCTCTAAGATTGTAATTCAGTTCAACTAAAAATTTCTATGCAGTCGCTCAGGGCCTACTTATTCATGCAGAAGCTGCTGGATCTATCACTGATGTGCCTAGAATGATGTATATCTAGATAGGAATGAGATTTTTAAAAatgtggatatatatatatatatacacacaccaaATTAGAATAGCCAATGTATTTCTCCTTCTTGTTCCCTTTATGCATATGAAATGTTAGTCCCTGTTTTCCTTTCATCAACTGTATGGCTTCTTTTAGTATCATGTTCCAATCAACGCTTGCAAATTCTCAATCCCTTGGCTCACACATATCATACATTTTGACTCCTAGCTTCTTAGTTCCTTCATTGCCCAACTCCAGTCACCCCTGCTGCTGTGCTCCACCAGCCTTCAATCCATACCTCCTCGATAGTCTGCCCTTTTGCCCTCTTTATTACCATCTAACCTCTTCCCCTTTATGACCCATGCCCAGTCAATAGCCTTGTTTAGTGTCCCACTTCATAAGCCCTCTTTGTGCAACTCTCTACTCTATGGTAGCTTTCTCAATCTCACAATGGTTGTTGGCTAGTGTTGCCCCATTTTACATATGCATCCCACTTGTAGCTCCTTCCATTGTGCTTGTGTCACTTGACAGCTTTACCTTCTATTTAAGGTTCAAAGTTCACGATTTAAAGACCTTGATGGCGAGCTCTTTGAAATTTGTGATTTAGTCTTGTCATCAATATTTCTTAGGCATGCCGCAGGTACCTTTCATACATTTAAGTTTGAAATCTTCTCTTCACACTTTGGCTTGATCCTGCTGATGCTATTGTCATATGATGATTCTTCCATTGATTTGAATATCTTTTTTCTTGTGAACGAGTCATATTTCTAGAGGATGTACTTTGTTTTGATGGCATCTTGATATAAGAGTCTCAAATTTGATGTTCTGAGCAAGGAAATTTAATTATTCAGATTTCctaaattttcttttccaaatgATAATTATAGTAGACTTAATTTTAGCATCATCATCTACTTTTAAACCATGGAGAGCTAGTTGATGCCAATCACAAACATATGATAGGGTAACTTAATGGGCCACTGCAACATCTATAACAAACAAATGATGTCTATCTTCAATTATTTATTTCTCTTGAAGTTGAATC contains:
- the LOC103696181 gene encoding replication protein A 32 kDa subunit B-like, producing MYGSQFDGGASLFSGGGFMPSQATQTPDSTFSKSRGAQGVLPLTVKQISEAYHSNDDKSNFVVDGVDASNVRLRGLVMNKVEKVTDVTFTLDDGTGRIEVHRWVNETTDTNEMALVQNGMYVTINGSLKGFQGKKHVVAFSVRPVIDFNEITLHFIECIHVHLENTRPKVLGSVPPQAQANPLSGTVTPTRAPVSKQFSTCSSSSGSDTDVYKLVLDVFQEPANLAREHGLHVDEVARRLGLPMEKIKDAIDYHVDVGHIYSTIDDNHYKSACNG